One genomic region from Lycorma delicatula isolate Av1 chromosome 9, ASM4794821v1, whole genome shotgun sequence encodes:
- the LOC142330395 gene encoding uncharacterized protein LOC142330395, whose translation MSSGHHVHSAVPPLPTAMECDPASYPHHSHYHPPPRPPYPPRVTTGASFAPSSLPLDLVYLPSSGSVLTSAGYYPSGPNNNNNTTGMTGSVSASSSSATHQDNQDQETPMVGVCVQQQSPVASH comes from the coding sequence ATGAGTAGTGGCCATCATGTGCACTCAGCAGTACCTCCTTTACCGACTGCAATGGAATGTGACCCAGCATCTTACCCACATCATAGCCATTATCACCCGCCACCCAGACCACCTTACCCACCACGTGTTACGACGGGAGCATCATTTGCACCGTCATCATTACCGTTGGATCTTGTTTATTTACCGTCATCAGGTAGTGTTTTAACATCAGCTGGTTATTATCCATCAggacctaataataataataatacgactGGCATGACAGGCAGTGTGTCAGCATCATCGTCGTCAGCAACACATCAAGATAATCAAGATCAGGAAACGCCAATGGTCGGTGTTTGTGTACAACAACAAAGCCCTGTTGCTAGCCATTAA